One Cydia pomonella isolate Wapato2018A chromosome 15, ilCydPomo1, whole genome shotgun sequence DNA window includes the following coding sequences:
- the LOC133525813 gene encoding uncharacterized protein LOC133525813, whose amino-acid sequence MRRHVSLPAPHRGSSTAKILAERYVLRVEARARGEHLDPEAQSGQTGRLRATQVVTGHGCFGHYLHQIQRELGPQCHECGDPDDSAQQTLEMCSRWEGERRTLMRAIRTTDLSLHSVVAAMLGSERKWKAVVSFCEEVISQKEAAEREREDAADAPPLRHRRRGRARAQYAAANRALPR is encoded by the exons GCTCGACCGCCAAGATCCTGGCGGAGAGATATGTGTTGAGGGTGGAGGCAAGGGCTCGAGGAGAGCACCTGGACCCAGAAGCGCAGAGCGGGCAGACCGGGAGGCTAAG GGCAACGCAGGTGGTGACCGGACACGGCTGTTTCGGTCACTACCTGCACCAAATCCAGAGGGAATTAGGGCCCCAGTGTCACGAGTGCGGCGATCCTGATGACTCGGCCCAACAAACCTTAGAAATGTGCAGTCGTTGGGAAGGGGAGCGCCGCACTCTAATGAGAGCTATAAGGACGACGGATCTCTCGCTGCACAGTGTCGTTGCAGCCATGCTGGGCAGCGAGAGAAAATGGAAGGCAGTAGTCTCCTTCTGCGAGGAGGTCATCTCGCAGAAGGAGGCAGCGGAGCGGGAGCGCGAAGACGCGGCCGACGCGCCCCCGCTCCGGCACAGACGAAGAGGAAGAGCACGCGCGCAGTACGCTGCCGCGAATCGTGCCCTCCCTCGGTAG